The following proteins are co-located in the Desulfonauticus submarinus genome:
- a CDS encoding CgeB family protein, which yields MSKKNKYKILIVLPFYGGSLPIGRFAANGLKQLGHLVEVFESPLFYSAFQGLKKLRIGSNRLEYLEQSFIQVVSQAIYAKIEEFSPSLVLALAQAPLTRQILLKLKKQGVPTAMWFVEDFKLFTYWRAFAPLYDFFAVIQKEPFFQGLRNIGVKNFCYLPLACCPEIHKPLVLNSIEKKRYGSDISFMGAGYPNRRKAFIELLDYDFKIWGTEWEGETSLEPLVQEEGRRLEPEEIVKIFNATKINLNLHSSIKSSQLVSKGDFVNPRTFEIAGCRGFQLVDERSLLSELFKPEEEIITFSSIEDLKKKIDFFLEHEDKRNEIAAAAYSRAISEHTYSHRMERFLDFIANKTNLSYVRGDSLSEVDLPEDLRDELEEFLAHLGLNINSEFEEVIHRLRQENGELSPIEAALLFLDEWKKQYLKNK from the coding sequence ATGTCTAAAAAAAACAAATATAAAATTTTAATTGTTTTGCCTTTTTATGGCGGCTCTCTTCCAATAGGGCGTTTTGCAGCCAATGGTCTTAAGCAACTCGGTCATTTAGTAGAGGTTTTTGAGTCTCCTCTTTTCTATTCTGCATTTCAAGGTTTAAAAAAATTAAGAATAGGCTCTAATAGGCTAGAATATTTGGAGCAGAGTTTTATCCAGGTAGTATCTCAGGCTATTTACGCAAAAATAGAAGAATTTTCTCCTTCTTTAGTGTTAGCCTTAGCTCAAGCTCCCCTTACTCGCCAAATACTTTTGAAGTTAAAAAAGCAAGGTGTTCCCACAGCAATGTGGTTTGTAGAAGATTTCAAACTTTTTACTTATTGGAGGGCTTTTGCTCCTTTGTATGATTTTTTTGCGGTAATACAAAAAGAACCTTTTTTTCAAGGATTAAGAAATATTGGAGTAAAAAATTTTTGCTATTTACCCTTGGCTTGTTGTCCTGAGATTCATAAACCTCTTGTTTTAAATTCTATTGAAAAAAAACGATATGGAAGCGATATTTCCTTTATGGGAGCAGGTTATCCTAATAGAAGAAAAGCCTTTATTGAGCTTTTAGATTATGATTTTAAAATTTGGGGAACTGAGTGGGAAGGTGAAACAAGTTTAGAACCATTAGTTCAAGAAGAAGGGAGAAGATTAGAGCCTGAAGAAATAGTAAAAATTTTTAATGCTACTAAGATTAATTTAAATTTGCATTCAAGCATAAAATCATCTCAATTAGTGAGCAAAGGAGACTTTGTAAATCCTAGAACTTTTGAGATAGCTGGATGTAGAGGTTTTCAGTTAGTTGATGAGAGAAGTTTGCTTTCAGAATTATTTAAGCCTGAAGAAGAGATTATAACATTTAGCTCTATAGAAGATTTAAAGAAAAAAATAGACTTTTTCTTAGAACACGAGGACAAACGTAATGAAATAGCAGCAGCGGCTTATTCTAGAGCTATATCTGAACATACTTATTCTCATCGAATGGAAAGATTCCTTGACTTTATTGCTAATAAGACCAATCTTTCTTATGTTCGGGGAGATTCTTTAAGCGAAGTTGACTTGCCAGAAGATTTAAGAGACGAGTTAGAAGAGTTTTTAGCTCATTTAGGATTAAACATAAATAGTGAGTTTGAAGAAGTTATTCATCGTTTACGTCAGGAGAATGGCGAGCTTTCTCCTATAGAAGCTGCTTTGCTTTTTTTAGATGAGTGGAAAAAACAGTATTTAAAAAATAAATAA
- a CDS encoding 3-isopropylmalate dehydratase small subunit, translated as MQYKGFALKIGDHIDTDAIIPARFLVTTDPKELGKHCLCGLEENFREKIGSNTILVAGKNFGCGSSREHAPLAILGAGIKLVIAHSFARIFYRNGFNMGLLLLEIGEKISEIQSKDELEIIPSTGIIKNLTKNLNIQINPVPPFMQKILEAGGLIPFAQKRLQGE; from the coding sequence ATGCAATATAAAGGTTTTGCCTTAAAGATAGGAGATCATATAGATACAGATGCTATTATTCCTGCCCGCTTTTTAGTTACTACTGATCCTAAAGAATTGGGAAAGCATTGTTTGTGTGGTTTAGAAGAAAATTTTAGAGAAAAAATTGGGTCCAATACTATTTTAGTTGCAGGTAAAAATTTTGGTTGTGGGTCTTCACGCGAACATGCTCCCTTAGCAATTTTAGGAGCAGGAATAAAATTAGTTATTGCTCATAGTTTTGCAAGAATTTTTTATCGCAATGGCTTTAATATGGGGTTATTATTGCTAGAGATAGGAGAGAAAATAAGTGAGATTCAATCAAAAGATGAACTAGAAATTATTCCATCTACAGGAATAATAAAGAATTTAACTAAAAATTTAAATATTCAAATTAATCCTGTACCACCATTTATGCAAAAAATATTGGAGGCTGGAGGACTTATTCCTTTTGCCCAAAAAAGATTACAGGGAGAGTAA
- a CDS encoding PhoH family protein — translation MKELTLEFQDTRLLVDLFGPLGSHLDIIHKTTGVTLENRGNTILLKCKNKENLLWAKKCLLELYNLLKRGYKIYPEDVESSLKVLAKDKKADLHSFFKEEILTVAGKKVISPRTISQKRYLKAIKQRDLVFAIGPAGTGKTYLAVAVAVSHFLQHKVKRIILTRPAVEAGERLGFLPGDLVQKVNPYLRPLYDALNDMLDFKKVQEMLDSGQIEVAPLAFMRGRTLNNAFIILDEAQNTTSEQMKMFLTRMGFNSKMVVTGDITQVDLPDKKSGLIEAIDVLSDLNDVEFIYFDQKDVIRHKLVGRIVEAYDKFTGKVNGKGNS, via the coding sequence ATGAAAGAACTTACCTTAGAATTTCAGGATACTAGGCTGTTGGTAGATTTATTTGGTCCTTTGGGAAGTCATTTAGATATTATTCATAAAACTACTGGAGTGACTTTAGAAAATAGAGGAAACACTATCTTACTTAAATGTAAAAATAAAGAAAATTTGCTTTGGGCAAAAAAATGTTTGTTAGAACTCTATAATCTCTTAAAACGGGGTTATAAGATTTATCCAGAAGACGTAGAATCTTCTTTAAAGGTTTTAGCTAAGGACAAAAAGGCAGATTTACATAGTTTTTTTAAAGAAGAGATTTTAACAGTTGCTGGGAAAAAGGTTATATCCCCACGTACTATTAGTCAGAAAAGATATTTAAAAGCGATTAAGCAAAGGGACTTGGTATTTGCTATTGGACCTGCAGGTACAGGAAAAACTTATTTAGCAGTAGCAGTGGCAGTGTCTCATTTTTTGCAACATAAGGTAAAAAGAATCATTTTAACTCGTCCTGCTGTGGAAGCTGGAGAAAGGCTTGGTTTTTTACCTGGAGACTTGGTTCAAAAAGTCAATCCATATTTACGACCTCTTTATGATGCATTGAATGATATGCTTGACTTTAAAAAAGTCCAAGAAATGTTGGATAGTGGTCAAATAGAAGTAGCTCCACTGGCATTTATGCGGGGAAGAACTTTAAATAATGCCTTTATAATTTTAGATGAGGCCCAAAACACTACATCTGAGCAAATGAAAATGTTTTTAACTCGTATGGGCTTTAATTCTAAAATGGTAGTTACTGGAGATATTACCCAGGTTGATTTACCAGATAAAAAATCTGGTTTAATAGAAGCTATAGATGTTCTCTCTGATTTGAATGATGTTGAATTTATTTATTTTGATCAAAAAGACGTGATAAGACATAAACTGGTTGGGAGAATTGTAGAGGCATACGATAAATTTACGGGAAAGGTTAATGGTAAAGGTAATAGTTAA
- a CDS encoding 2-isopropylmalate synthase, with protein sequence MDRVYIFDTTLRDGEQSPGATMNLQEKVRMAKQLEKLGVDIIEAGFPAASSGDFEAVKEISKAVKNVQVAGLCRAVKKDIELAYEAVKDSPLPRIHTFIATSDIHLKYKLRKNREQVLDLVKEAVGFASSLCSNVEFSAEDASRSDWDYLVEVFNVAVEAGAKVLNVPDTVGYTQPGEFFELIQFLLKKVKRTEDVVFSVHCHNDLGLAVANTLAALRAGARQAEVTISGIGERAGNAALEEVAMNLTVRKDYYQLETNINTEQIYPSCRLLSRIIGQPIYPYKPIVGANAFAHESGIHQDGVLKHRATYEIMTPQSVGKTSSDIILGKHSGRHAVKNKLEELGYSLTEEQLEKVFQVIKQLADKKKQIFEEDVEAVVLEEIFRLPDKYKLKYLSAISGNMAIPTAVLEMEIDGEEKKLAEFGVGPIDAVFNTICRIVKRKPKLLRYSVNAITGGTDAQGEVTVRLEERGITAVGRASDPDIIVASAKAYINALNRLVKKEEEKNNG encoded by the coding sequence ATGGATAGAGTATATATTTTTGACACAACTTTGCGTGATGGAGAACAGTCTCCTGGTGCTACCATGAATTTACAAGAAAAGGTGCGCATGGCAAAACAACTGGAAAAATTAGGTGTTGATATTATAGAAGCGGGTTTTCCTGCTGCAAGTAGCGGAGATTTTGAGGCAGTAAAAGAAATCTCCAAGGCAGTGAAAAATGTTCAAGTGGCTGGTCTTTGCAGAGCTGTAAAAAAGGATATTGAATTGGCATACGAGGCAGTGAAGGATAGTCCTTTGCCTCGTATTCATACTTTTATAGCAACTTCAGATATTCATTTAAAATATAAGCTTAGAAAGAATAGAGAACAGGTCTTAGATCTGGTAAAAGAAGCTGTGGGTTTTGCTTCTAGTTTATGTTCAAATGTAGAGTTTTCAGCAGAAGATGCTTCAAGATCTGATTGGGATTATTTAGTAGAGGTTTTTAATGTCGCAGTAGAAGCTGGGGCAAAGGTGTTAAATGTTCCTGATACAGTTGGTTATACTCAACCTGGAGAGTTTTTTGAACTTATTCAATTTTTGTTAAAAAAGGTAAAACGAACCGAAGATGTTGTATTTAGCGTGCATTGTCATAATGATTTAGGCCTTGCTGTTGCCAATACTTTAGCAGCTTTAAGAGCAGGTGCAAGACAAGCAGAAGTAACTATTAGTGGGATTGGAGAAAGAGCAGGCAATGCAGCTTTAGAAGAAGTGGCAATGAATTTGACAGTACGTAAGGATTATTATCAGCTTGAGACCAATATTAATACAGAACAAATTTATCCTTCTTGTAGATTACTTTCTAGAATTATTGGACAGCCTATATACCCTTACAAGCCCATTGTAGGAGCCAATGCTTTTGCTCATGAGTCTGGTATTCATCAAGATGGAGTTTTAAAGCATAGAGCCACCTATGAAATAATGACACCTCAAAGCGTTGGCAAAACTTCTTCTGATATTATTCTTGGTAAGCATTCTGGAAGACATGCAGTAAAAAATAAATTAGAAGAATTGGGTTATTCTCTTACAGAGGAACAGTTAGAAAAAGTTTTTCAAGTAATAAAACAGCTTGCAGATAAGAAAAAACAAATTTTTGAAGAAGATGTAGAAGCCGTAGTTTTAGAAGAAATATTTCGTTTGCCTGATAAATATAAATTAAAATATCTTAGCGCTATTTCTGGAAATATGGCCATACCCACTGCAGTATTAGAAATGGAAATAGATGGGGAAGAAAAAAAACTTGCAGAGTTTGGTGTAGGACCTATTGATGCGGTATTTAATACCATCTGTCGAATTGTGAAGAGAAAACCTAAATTGTTGCGTTATTCTGTAAACGCTATTACAGGTGGTACAGATGCTCAAGGGGAGGTAACAGTTCGTTTAGAAGAAAGAGGCATTACTGCTGTGGGACGGGCTTCTGATCCTGATATTATTGTTGCTAGTGCAAAAGCTTATATTAATGCCTTGAATAGACTGGTTAAAAAAGAGGAGGAAAAAAATAATGGGTAA
- a CDS encoding phosphatidylserine decarboxylase family protein — MYKPKFRICPEGAIYLIWLGFLTILLALWGFKFGSFLLFILFSLVLNFFRDPYRVVPQEEGVAVSPADGKVVKIWKDKCPFTGEEKQVISVFMNIFNVHVNRSPVSGELKDLKYIPGKFFNASLDKASKDNERNLLHIEDEEGNLWTVVQIAGLVARRIVCFWKIGEKAKRGERFGLIKFGSRLDVYLPSSYEPRVEIGDKVLAGASILAKKRNE; from the coding sequence ATGTATAAGCCAAAATTTCGTATATGCCCTGAAGGTGCTATTTATCTTATTTGGTTGGGTTTTTTAACAATTCTTTTAGCTCTATGGGGCTTTAAATTTGGAAGTTTTTTATTATTTATTTTGTTTAGTTTGGTTTTAAATTTTTTTAGAGATCCATATAGAGTTGTGCCTCAGGAAGAGGGAGTTGCTGTTTCTCCTGCTGATGGCAAGGTGGTAAAGATCTGGAAGGATAAATGTCCTTTTACTGGAGAAGAAAAGCAAGTTATTTCAGTATTTATGAATATTTTTAATGTGCATGTGAATAGAAGTCCTGTTTCAGGTGAGTTAAAAGATTTAAAATATATCCCAGGTAAATTTTTTAATGCTTCTTTGGATAAAGCTTCAAAAGATAATGAAAGAAATTTACTGCATATCGAAGATGAGGAAGGTAATTTATGGACAGTTGTTCAAATTGCTGGCCTCGTGGCTAGACGAATAGTGTGTTTTTGGAAGATTGGGGAAAAGGCAAAGCGAGGTGAACGTTTTGGTCTAATTAAATTTGGTTCTAGACTTGACGTTTATTTGCCATCCTCTTATGAACCTAGAGTAGAGATAGGGGATAAAGTTTTAGCTGGTGCAAGCATTTTAGCCAAAAAACGTAATGAATAG
- the ybeY gene encoding rRNA maturation RNase YbeY has product MVKVIVKTNLLGLIICKTEIKRGFTFIFDFLNLHKDVQIDLILCNDNFIKSLNEKFLNCIGPTNVLSFPLGDEFNLGDIVVSIPAVIRESFLYKQERIEHFWRLVCHGILHLLGYEHGPEMFVLTDDMVEKLYLLQNSNDSKYNRQYSL; this is encoded by the coding sequence ATGGTAAAGGTAATAGTTAAAACAAATTTATTAGGATTAATTATTTGTAAGACAGAAATCAAAAGGGGATTTACATTTATTTTTGATTTTTTAAATTTACATAAAGATGTACAAATAGATTTAATTTTGTGTAATGATAATTTTATTAAGTCTTTGAATGAGAAATTCCTAAACTGTATAGGACCTACCAATGTATTGAGTTTTCCTCTGGGAGATGAATTTAATTTAGGTGATATTGTAGTAAGTATTCCTGCTGTAATTAGGGAATCTTTTTTATATAAGCAAGAAAGGATAGAACATTTTTGGAGATTGGTATGTCATGGTATATTGCATCTTTTAGGATATGAACATGGTCCAGAAATGTTTGTTCTTACTGATGATATGGTAGAAAAATTATATTTGTTGCAAAACAGCAATGATTCGAAATATAATCGTCAGTACAGTTTATAA
- a CDS encoding PIN domain protein, translating into MGKIIKLYLDNCCFNRPFDDQSQIRIRLETEAKLKIQEEIRAGRLYLVWSYILDYENYKNPFQERKIRISKWKKYAIEDIEENYTVIKLAKDINKKGFHKIDFLHIACAIVSNCEYFLTTDDYILKRANLLSDIKINDPINFIRETVL; encoded by the coding sequence ATGGGGAAAATAATTAAACTATATTTGGATAATTGTTGCTTTAATCGACCATTTGACGATCAATCGCAAATTAGAATTAGACTTGAGACAGAAGCTAAACTAAAAATTCAAGAAGAAATTAGAGCAGGAAGGCTTTATTTAGTTTGGTCATATATTTTAGATTATGAAAATTATAAAAATCCCTTTCAGGAAAGAAAAATACGAATAAGCAAATGGAAGAAATATGCAATAGAGGATATAGAAGAAAATTATACAGTTATAAAACTTGCAAAAGATATAAATAAAAAAGGATTTCATAAAATTGATTTCTTACATATTGCGTGTGCAATAGTTTCTAATTGTGAATATTTTTTAACGACTGATGATTATATTCTTAAACGTGCAAATTTATTGTCTGATATAAAAATTAATGATCCAATAAATTTTATAAGGGAGACTGTTTTATGA
- the epsC gene encoding serine O-acetyltransferase EpsC → MDKEKFQKIVFSLVEKEFFSKSRIAVEKNRPLPSVPVLKSIVEELRSILFPGYFGPCYVDEKTKAYYLGASLDKVYRALKEQILCGACFVCAEKKENCEQCEQDAELIAQKFLESLPTIRELLVSDVMAAYVGDPAAKTPGEAIFCYPSVRALTNYRLAHALHKLGVKIIPRIITEMAHSETGIDIHPGAEIGKSFFIDHGTGTVIGETCIIGNNVRIYQGVTLGAKSFPKDEKNMLVKGLPRHPIVEDEVIIYAGATILGRVTIGRGSIIGGNVWITHDVAPGTVVRQAKRENYKLINGEEK, encoded by the coding sequence ATGGATAAAGAAAAATTTCAAAAAATAGTTTTTTCTTTGGTTGAAAAAGAATTTTTTTCAAAAAGTAGAATCGCAGTAGAAAAAAATAGGCCACTGCCTTCTGTTCCTGTTTTAAAAAGCATAGTAGAAGAATTAAGGTCAATTTTGTTTCCTGGATATTTTGGGCCGTGTTATGTAGATGAGAAAACAAAAGCTTATTATCTTGGAGCAAGCTTGGACAAGGTATATAGGGCATTAAAAGAACAGATATTATGTGGAGCTTGTTTTGTTTGTGCAGAAAAAAAAGAGAATTGTGAACAATGTGAGCAAGATGCTGAATTAATAGCGCAGAAGTTTTTAGAAAGTTTACCAACTATAAGAGAATTGTTAGTAAGTGATGTGATGGCTGCCTATGTAGGTGATCCAGCAGCCAAAACTCCAGGAGAAGCTATTTTTTGTTATCCCTCGGTCAGAGCTCTTACTAACTATCGTTTAGCTCATGCTTTACATAAACTCGGAGTAAAAATAATTCCAAGAATAATTACAGAAATGGCCCACTCTGAGACAGGCATAGATATTCATCCTGGCGCAGAAATAGGCAAGAGTTTTTTTATTGATCATGGAACAGGAACGGTTATTGGAGAGACATGTATTATTGGTAATAATGTAAGAATTTATCAAGGAGTTACTTTAGGAGCAAAAAGTTTCCCTAAAGACGAAAAAAATATGTTAGTAAAAGGTCTTCCTAGACATCCTATTGTAGAAGATGAAGTTATTATTTATGCAGGAGCTACTATTTTAGGCAGAGTTACCATTGGGAGAGGCTCAATTATAGGAGGTAATGTTTGGATTACCCATGATGTTGCTCCTGGAACTGTTGTAAGACAAGCTAAGAGAGAAAATTATAAATTAATAAATGGGGAAGAAAAATAA
- the pssA gene encoding CDP-diacylglycerol--serine O-phosphatidyltransferase: protein MNSNLGPKHKSLYVLPNLLTTASLFAGFWGMLLAINGAFEQAALAILISCFFDGIDGKVARLTRASSDFGIQYDSLADLVAFGVGPALLVYLWQTHVFGRIGIMVSFLFLACGALRLARFNLQAKVSSKKFFIGLPIPAAACTLATFILFHPYIGFIPSIWMARLTLGLTFLLALTMVSKIKYASFKDVEMARAHPFTSTVLVIFLFALIASEPKFLGFVFFILYVFSGYFYTLIFLPLRKSNLREFHKELS, encoded by the coding sequence ATGAATAGTAATCTTGGACCTAAACATAAGTCTTTATATGTCTTGCCAAACTTGCTTACCACAGCCAGTTTGTTTGCTGGTTTTTGGGGTATGTTATTGGCCATTAATGGGGCTTTTGAACAAGCAGCTCTTGCAATTTTGATTAGTTGTTTTTTTGATGGTATTGATGGGAAAGTGGCAAGACTTACTAGAGCAAGTTCTGACTTTGGAATTCAGTATGATTCTTTAGCAGATTTGGTTGCCTTTGGAGTAGGACCTGCCTTGCTGGTTTATTTATGGCAAACTCATGTGTTTGGACGTATAGGAATAATGGTAAGTTTTTTGTTTTTGGCTTGTGGTGCTTTAAGACTTGCTCGCTTTAACCTTCAAGCAAAAGTTAGTTCTAAAAAGTTTTTTATTGGATTACCAATTCCAGCAGCTGCGTGTACCTTGGCAACTTTTATTTTATTTCACCCATATATTGGATTTATACCTTCAATATGGATGGCTCGATTAACCTTGGGTTTGACTTTTTTATTAGCTTTAACTATGGTTAGTAAAATTAAATATGCCTCTTTTAAAGATGTAGAAATGGCGCGAGCTCATCCTTTTACAAGTACGGTGTTAGTTATTTTTCTTTTTGCTTTGATAGCCTCAGAACCTAAGTTTCTGGGGTTTGTATTTTTTATTTTGTATGTATTTTCTGGATATTTCTACACCTTAATTTTCCTACCTCTAAGAAAATCTAACCTACGAGAGTTCCACAAGGAACTCTCGTAA
- the leuB gene encoding 3-isopropylmalate dehydrogenase has protein sequence MELKICVLPGDGIGPEVVREGIKVLQAISKKYGHKLILEEALIGGAALDKEADPLPEDTVFKCKDSQAVLLGAVGGPKWDNLPRNLRPESGLLGIRKKLDLFANIRPVKLLPALQQASVLRQDIVAKGIDLVVIRELTSGIYFGEPKGIFEEKGEKIGLNTMRYTEKEVQRVARLAFETALRRKKKVTSVDKANVLEVSQLWRDVVCEVAKEYPEVELEHLYVDNAAMQLVARPYSFDVIVTSNLFGDILSDEAGVITGSLGTLPSASLNEQKLGLYEPIHGSAPDIAGKDIANPIATILSVAMLLEYSFGLKEEANAIEQAVEKTLGFGYRTLDIFREGQKKVTCSQMGDFIAMQV, from the coding sequence ATGGAGTTAAAGATATGTGTTTTGCCAGGAGATGGAATTGGGCCAGAGGTGGTTAGAGAAGGGATAAAAGTTTTACAAGCTATTAGTAAAAAATATGGCCATAAGTTAATCCTGGAAGAAGCTCTTATCGGAGGGGCAGCCCTTGATAAAGAAGCTGATCCTTTGCCAGAAGATACAGTGTTTAAATGCAAAGATTCGCAAGCAGTTTTACTTGGGGCTGTTGGAGGGCCTAAATGGGATAATTTACCCCGAAATCTTCGCCCTGAAAGTGGACTTTTGGGTATTAGAAAAAAATTAGATTTATTTGCTAATATTAGACCAGTTAAACTTTTGCCAGCTCTTCAGCAGGCAAGTGTGTTGCGTCAAGATATTGTAGCAAAAGGTATAGATTTAGTTGTTATAAGAGAATTAACTAGTGGGATTTATTTTGGAGAACCAAAGGGTATTTTTGAAGAAAAAGGAGAAAAAATTGGTCTTAATACCATGCGTTATACAGAGAAAGAAGTTCAGAGAGTAGCGAGACTCGCCTTTGAGACAGCACTAAGACGAAAAAAAAAGGTTACCTCTGTGGATAAGGCTAATGTGTTAGAAGTATCTCAGCTATGGAGAGATGTGGTTTGTGAAGTGGCAAAAGAATATCCAGAAGTGGAATTAGAGCATTTGTATGTGGACAATGCAGCTATGCAACTTGTAGCTAGACCTTATAGTTTTGATGTTATCGTGACTTCAAATTTATTTGGAGATATTTTATCTGATGAGGCAGGAGTTATTACTGGATCTTTGGGTACTTTACCTTCTGCATCCTTAAATGAGCAAAAATTAGGATTGTATGAACCTATTCACGGTTCAGCCCCTGATATTGCAGGTAAAGATATTGCAAACCCTATAGCGACTATTTTATCTGTAGCAATGTTGTTAGAATACTCTTTTGGTTTAAAAGAAGAAGCAAACGCAATAGAACAAGCTGTGGAAAAAACATTGGGATTTGGTTATCGTACTTTAGATATTTTTAGAGAAGGGCAAAAAAAAGTCACTTGTTCTCAAATGGGTGATTTTATTGCTATGCAAGTATAA
- the leuC gene encoding 3-isopropylmalate dehydratase large subunit has translation MGKTLAQKILQAHTEEEIKSFGQIVQVQVDKVLANDITAPLAIESFNKMGAKEVFDTEKIILVCDHFTPNKDIKSAEQVKKVREFAKRQGIVHYYEGGNVGVEHALLPELGLVGPWEIIVGADSHTCTYGALGAFATGLGSTDIAYAMAFGETWFKVPESILVKVEGKLPLFVTGKDIVLFLIGKIGVDGALYKALEFTGNAIANLDIEQRMTIANMAIEAGGKAGIFAADDKTLAYTQKAGRKDRVLSLDEDAEYVQRIEFRAEDLQPVVACPHLPENVRNVDELKNVKIDQVVLGSCTNGRITDLRQAAEIIKGHKVAKGVRFIVLPATPLIYKQALKEGLLEIFLEAGAVIGPPTCGPCLGGHMGILAGGERCLATTNRNFKGRMGSLESEVYLASPYVAAASAVTGCITNPQEIKGETDAI, from the coding sequence ATGGGTAAAACCCTTGCACAAAAAATATTGCAGGCTCATACAGAAGAGGAAATAAAATCTTTTGGCCAGATAGTTCAAGTTCAGGTAGATAAAGTTTTGGCCAATGATATTACCGCGCCTTTAGCTATTGAGTCTTTTAATAAGATGGGAGCCAAAGAAGTTTTTGATACAGAAAAAATAATTTTAGTGTGTGATCATTTTACGCCTAATAAGGATATTAAATCTGCAGAACAAGTAAAAAAGGTGCGCGAATTTGCTAAGAGACAGGGTATTGTTCACTATTATGAAGGAGGAAATGTTGGCGTAGAACATGCCTTGCTCCCAGAATTAGGCTTGGTTGGACCTTGGGAAATTATTGTGGGAGCAGATAGTCATACCTGTACTTATGGAGCCTTAGGTGCATTTGCCACTGGTCTTGGTTCTACAGACATTGCTTATGCTATGGCTTTTGGGGAAACATGGTTTAAAGTGCCTGAGAGTATTTTAGTAAAGGTAGAAGGTAAATTGCCTTTATTTGTTACGGGAAAGGATATAGTTTTATTTTTAATTGGTAAAATTGGAGTTGATGGGGCTTTATATAAGGCTTTGGAGTTTACGGGCAATGCTATAGCAAATTTAGATATAGAACAAAGAATGACTATCGCTAATATGGCAATTGAAGCAGGCGGAAAAGCAGGGATTTTTGCTGCAGATGATAAAACTTTGGCTTATACCCAAAAAGCAGGAAGAAAAGATAGAGTTCTTTCTTTGGATGAAGATGCTGAATATGTTCAACGAATTGAATTTAGAGCCGAAGATTTGCAACCTGTTGTGGCTTGTCCTCATTTGCCAGAAAATGTCCGTAATGTGGACGAATTGAAAAATGTAAAAATAGATCAAGTTGTTTTAGGTTCTTGTACTAATGGAAGAATTACAGATTTAAGACAAGCAGCTGAAATTATAAAAGGACATAAAGTGGCGAAGGGAGTTAGATTTATTGTACTTCCTGCCACACCTCTTATTTATAAACAAGCCTTAAAAGAAGGTCTTTTGGAAATATTTTTAGAAGCTGGTGCAGTAATTGGCCCACCTACTTGTGGCCCCTGTCTTGGAGGACATATGGGTATTTTAGCTGGAGGAGAACGTTGTTTGGCTACAACTAATCGTAATTTTAAAGGCAGAATGGGAAGTCTAGAGAGTGAAGTCTATCTTGCAAGTCCTTATGTTGCTGCAGCTTCAGCTGTTACTGGTTGTATAACTAACCCTCAAGAGATAAAAGGAGAAACAGATGCAATATAA